The Apium graveolens cultivar Ventura chromosome 6, ASM990537v1, whole genome shotgun sequence genome contains a region encoding:
- the LOC141668166 gene encoding uncharacterized protein LOC141668166 isoform X1: MEEDGHLQNLPDQVLRLIFTELINNDQDSNLADIKFLCRCSLVSKKFNAEIPGLISLSITHWSVSELYDCCPKILKKFKYIRILYLKHGSPLTLQNFRWRATCEVSSSGHSTTYCMSALSYNSIKNFEDDVRVTYPVLKAPRDTKLLIVSTENHVSNMLQFHGRLLKCIRSLQLLCYVEVSDFRSQGSLILESNLLNVLRYSSSNKLKSKKHKMSCFVGELPFDSIVLEGVTMKIVQKCKDDDVGANIIKGSNVPMFLHTSNFEFNMALFKILKDRRQLVQIGCSRLLAPGSKYERPSPVASPIAGVYTDEPLNFGMGLKDELSRYVGDMLHGCVKRKRRRRDEYIKNMYSDDPDVQMKGTKHLARLLAEDQRLGDLRSEDVRSLIGLLKHQQNPKLQFEAAFALTNVDSNGGQIMKNEAIPLLVDLMISKHRHTRMNGLIVLMRITYDFPKSIRDLHKFGVLHLLEDIVISDRSDSSVLLHCATFLAIVCRGKLYLPTCEIRVALRTVKVLLQYGDDKVKRQVLCAFSYLSHGNYVAFEGNALKNVLGLIHHVDPLIVIPTLQVVGNILAWGNYHQIQFILKKGLLQRLLTLLHRQYKIVRYEACRIIQSIHFHKEIQKEALYLGDFKIDKKEGTSLYSIIENKGGAKFDFAECTDDFLESLPSKVNSKASNMSSVTPLSSVKKRVPTFSELKWMVEDYIPEEFLN; this comes from the exons ATGGAAGAGGACGGTCATCTTCAAAATCTTCCGGACCAAGTCCTCAGATTGATTTTCACAGAACTTATTAACAATGATCAGGATAGTAATCTCGCTGACATTAAATTTCTTTGCCGATGCTCACTTGTTTCAAAGAAATTTAATGCAGAAATCCCTGGCCTCATCAGCCTTTCCATCACTCATTGGAGCGTAAGCGAATTGTATGATTGTTGCCCCAAGATCCTTAAAAAGTTCAAGTACATTCGTATTTTGTATTTGAAACACGGATCACCACTTACACTGCAGAACTTTAGATGGAGGGCCACCTGTGAAGTGTCTAGTAGTGGTCATTCTACTACTTATTGCATGTCAGCCCTTTCATATAATTctattaaaaattttgaagatGATGTTCGTGTTACATATCCAGTACTGAAGGCTCCACGTGACACGAAACTCCTAATCGTGTCAACTGAGAATCATGTCTCTAACATGTTGCAATTTCATGGTAGGCTACTTAAGTGTATCAGAAGTCTTCAATTGTTATGTTATGTTGAAGTTAGTGATTTTAGAAGTCAAGGGAGTCTTATTCTTGAAAGCAATCTGTTAAACGTTTTGAGGTATTCTTCATCTAATAAATTAAAGAGCAAGAAGCATAAGATGAGCTGTTTTGTTGGTGAATTGCCATTTGATAGTATTGTACTGGAGGGTGTCACCATGAAAATTGTTCAAAAGTGTAAGGACGACGATGTTGGGGCTAACATCATTAAAGGCAGTAATGTTCCAATGTTCCTCCATACAAGTAATTTTGAATTTAACATGGCTTTgtttaagatacttaaagatcGCAGACAGTTGGTGCAAATTGGTTGCAGTCGTTTATTGGCGCCCGGTAGCAAGTATGAG AGGCCTTCTCCGGTAGCATCTCCTATCGCTGGTGTATACACTGATGAACCGTTGAATTTTGGCATGGGCCTGAAAGATGAGCTTTCTCGATATGTTGGCGACATGTTGCATGGTTGTGTTAAAAGAAAG CGGAGGCGGCGTGATGAATATATTAAGAATATGTACTCAGATGACCCTGATGTTCAGATGAAAGGAACCAAGCACTTGGCTCGACTGCTTGCTGAAG ATCAAAGGCTAGGTGATCTGAGGTCCGAGGATGTTCGATCCCTAATTGGACTTCTCAAGCATCAACAAAACCCAAAACTCCAG TTTGAAGCTGCTTTCGCTCTCACAAATGTTGATTCAAATGGCGGTCAGATTATGAAAAATGAAGCAATTCCACTCCTCGTAGACTTGATGATCTCTAAACATAGGCACACACGGATGAAT GGCTTGATCGTATTGATGCGCATAACTTATGATTTTCCCAAGTCTATCAGAGATCTCCATAAATTTGGGGTGTTGCACCTTCTAGAGGATATTGTTATAAGTGATCGGAGCGACTCCAGTGTGTTATTACATTGTGCCACATTTTTGGCTATTGTTTGTCGTGGAAAGTTATATTTGCCGACTTGTGAG ATAAGGGTAGCTCTTCGTACAGTCAAAGTACTTCTGCAATACGGAGATGATAAAGTTAAGCGACAAGTTTTATGTGCATTTTCATATCTTTCTCATGGAAACTATGTGGCATTTGAAGGGAATGCCTTAAAAAATGTTCTTGGGCTCATCCA TCACGTCGATCCTTTGATTGTGATTCCTACATTGCAAGTAGTTGGGAACATCTTGGCATGGGGTAATTATCATCAAATACAG tttattttaaaaaaaggTCTATTGCAACGCCTTCTCACTCTTTTACACCGTCAATATAAGATCGTGAGATATGAAGCTTGTCGTATAATTCAGAGCATACACTTTCATAAGGAGATACAG AAGGAAGCCCTTTATCTCGGTGACTTCAAAATTGACAAAAAGGAGGGTACTAGTCTTTATAGCATCATTGAAAATAAGGGTGGTGCAAAATTTGA TTTTGCAGAATGCACTGATGACTTTCTGGAAAGTCTTCCTTCAAAAGTTAATTCAAAAGCATCTAATATGAGCTCGGTCACGCCGCTGTCCTCAGTTAAAAAAAGAGTGCCCACTTTTTCAGAGTTGAAATGGATGGTGGAAGATTATATCCCAGAAGAGTTTTTGAATTGA
- the LOC141668166 gene encoding uncharacterized protein LOC141668166 isoform X2, translating into MEEDGHLQNLPDQVLRLIFTELINNDQDSNLADIKFLCRCSLVSKKFNAEIPGLISLSITHWSVSELYDCCPKILKKFKYIRILYLKHGSPLTLQNFRWRATCEVSSSGHSTTYCMSALSYNSIKNFEDDVRVTYPVLKAPRDTKLLIVSTENHVSNMLQFHGRLLKCIRSLQLLCYVEVSDFRSQGSLILESNLLNVLRYSSSNKLKSKKHKMSCFVGELPFDSIVLEGVTMKIVQKCKDDDVGANIIKGSNVPMFLHTSNFEFNMALFKILKDRRQLVQIGCSRLLAPGSKYERPSPVASPIAGVYTDEPLNFGMGLKDELSRYVGDMLHGCVKRKRRRRDEYIKNMYSDDPDVQMKGTKHLARLLAEDQRLGDLRSEDVRSLIGLLKHQQNPKLQFEAAFALTNVDSNGGQIMKNEAIPLLVDLMISKHRHTRMNIRVALRTVKVLLQYGDDKVKRQVLCAFSYLSHGNYVAFEGNALKNVLGLIHHVDPLIVIPTLQVVGNILAWGNYHQIQFILKKGLLQRLLTLLHRQYKIVRYEACRIIQSIHFHKEIQKEALYLGDFKIDKKEGTSLYSIIENKGGAKFDFAECTDDFLESLPSKVNSKASNMSSVTPLSSVKKRVPTFSELKWMVEDYIPEEFLN; encoded by the exons ATGGAAGAGGACGGTCATCTTCAAAATCTTCCGGACCAAGTCCTCAGATTGATTTTCACAGAACTTATTAACAATGATCAGGATAGTAATCTCGCTGACATTAAATTTCTTTGCCGATGCTCACTTGTTTCAAAGAAATTTAATGCAGAAATCCCTGGCCTCATCAGCCTTTCCATCACTCATTGGAGCGTAAGCGAATTGTATGATTGTTGCCCCAAGATCCTTAAAAAGTTCAAGTACATTCGTATTTTGTATTTGAAACACGGATCACCACTTACACTGCAGAACTTTAGATGGAGGGCCACCTGTGAAGTGTCTAGTAGTGGTCATTCTACTACTTATTGCATGTCAGCCCTTTCATATAATTctattaaaaattttgaagatGATGTTCGTGTTACATATCCAGTACTGAAGGCTCCACGTGACACGAAACTCCTAATCGTGTCAACTGAGAATCATGTCTCTAACATGTTGCAATTTCATGGTAGGCTACTTAAGTGTATCAGAAGTCTTCAATTGTTATGTTATGTTGAAGTTAGTGATTTTAGAAGTCAAGGGAGTCTTATTCTTGAAAGCAATCTGTTAAACGTTTTGAGGTATTCTTCATCTAATAAATTAAAGAGCAAGAAGCATAAGATGAGCTGTTTTGTTGGTGAATTGCCATTTGATAGTATTGTACTGGAGGGTGTCACCATGAAAATTGTTCAAAAGTGTAAGGACGACGATGTTGGGGCTAACATCATTAAAGGCAGTAATGTTCCAATGTTCCTCCATACAAGTAATTTTGAATTTAACATGGCTTTgtttaagatacttaaagatcGCAGACAGTTGGTGCAAATTGGTTGCAGTCGTTTATTGGCGCCCGGTAGCAAGTATGAG AGGCCTTCTCCGGTAGCATCTCCTATCGCTGGTGTATACACTGATGAACCGTTGAATTTTGGCATGGGCCTGAAAGATGAGCTTTCTCGATATGTTGGCGACATGTTGCATGGTTGTGTTAAAAGAAAG CGGAGGCGGCGTGATGAATATATTAAGAATATGTACTCAGATGACCCTGATGTTCAGATGAAAGGAACCAAGCACTTGGCTCGACTGCTTGCTGAAG ATCAAAGGCTAGGTGATCTGAGGTCCGAGGATGTTCGATCCCTAATTGGACTTCTCAAGCATCAACAAAACCCAAAACTCCAG TTTGAAGCTGCTTTCGCTCTCACAAATGTTGATTCAAATGGCGGTCAGATTATGAAAAATGAAGCAATTCCACTCCTCGTAGACTTGATGATCTCTAAACATAGGCACACACGGATGAAT ATAAGGGTAGCTCTTCGTACAGTCAAAGTACTTCTGCAATACGGAGATGATAAAGTTAAGCGACAAGTTTTATGTGCATTTTCATATCTTTCTCATGGAAACTATGTGGCATTTGAAGGGAATGCCTTAAAAAATGTTCTTGGGCTCATCCA TCACGTCGATCCTTTGATTGTGATTCCTACATTGCAAGTAGTTGGGAACATCTTGGCATGGGGTAATTATCATCAAATACAG tttattttaaaaaaaggTCTATTGCAACGCCTTCTCACTCTTTTACACCGTCAATATAAGATCGTGAGATATGAAGCTTGTCGTATAATTCAGAGCATACACTTTCATAAGGAGATACAG AAGGAAGCCCTTTATCTCGGTGACTTCAAAATTGACAAAAAGGAGGGTACTAGTCTTTATAGCATCATTGAAAATAAGGGTGGTGCAAAATTTGA TTTTGCAGAATGCACTGATGACTTTCTGGAAAGTCTTCCTTCAAAAGTTAATTCAAAAGCATCTAATATGAGCTCGGTCACGCCGCTGTCCTCAGTTAAAAAAAGAGTGCCCACTTTTTCAGAGTTGAAATGGATGGTGGAAGATTATATCCCAGAAGAGTTTTTGAATTGA
- the LOC141664456 gene encoding glucan endo-1,3-beta-glucosidase-like: protein MTMSILKFLVCLLCLFSFRVVLSDFGSIGVNYGRVANDLPDPPQVVELLKSNGISRVKIFDANPSIVSAFADTNIKVTVAMPNQLLSAAAATNINFTNRWLQARIVPFYPRTMIEAIAIGNEVFMDPQNTPYLVPAMKNMFASLLKLGLAADIKISSPLAFSALENTFPSSSAKFRSDLIKPVIEPMLEFLHQTRSYLMINFYPFFAYEANKDTISLDYALLRPNKGVKDPGNGIVYTSLFEAQLDAVFAALDALNFQDIRVVVSETGWPSVGGEKEFGAGVANAALYNGNLVRRVLTGGGTHLRPNQTLNVFLFALFNEDQKNGPISERNYGLFYPNMQRVYDIPLSLYAFNGTGPGVDNEPAPSGPCRKPGDCNHMKYSHSEPGASLRIFGILPCSLLLLHFLLGM, encoded by the coding sequence ATGACAATGTCAATCTTAAAATTTCTAGTATGTCTGCTTTGTTTGTTCTCGTTTCGAGTTGTGTTATCTGATTTTGGTTCCATTGGTGTCAACTATGGTAGAGTGGCTAATGATCTTCCCGATCCTCCTCAAGTTGTAGAGCTTCTTAAATCCAATGGCATTAGCCGTGTTAAAATCTTTGACGCTAATCCTTCTATTGTTTCTGCTTTCGCTGATACGAACATTAAGGTTACAGTTGCTATGCCTAATCAGCTACTCTCCGCTGCTGCTGCTACTAACATAAATTTCACCAACAGATGGCTTCAGGCCAGAATAGTACCATTCTATCCAAGAACCATGATTGAAGCCATCGCTATAGGAAACGAAGTGTTCATGGACCCACAAAACACGCCTTATCTCGTTCCTGCTATGAAAAACATGTTTGCTTCACTGCTAAAACTTGGCTTGGCAGCTGACATTAAAATTTCATCTCCTCTTGCTTTCAGTGCCTTGGAGAATACTTTTCCATCCTCGTCTGCAAAGTTTAGGTCCGACTTGATCAAGCCTGTTATTGAACCAATGCTCGAATTTCTTCATCAAACTCGTTCGTATCTTATGATTAATTTCTACCCTTTCTTCGCTTATGAAGCCAACAAGGATACTATCTCTTTGGATTATGCTTTGCTTCGCCCCAACAAGGGAGTCAAAGATCCTGGCAATGGGATTGTTTACACGAGCCTTTTCGAAGCCCAACTTGATGCTGTCTTTGCAGCTCTTGATGCCTTGAATTTTCAAGACATTAGAGTTGTAGTTTCGGAGACTGGGTGGCCTTCTGTAGGCGGGGAGAAGGAATTTGGTGCTGGAGTGGCCAATGCTGCATTGTATAACGGAAATCTTGTGCGCAGAGTACTCACAGGCGGTGGCACCCACTTAAGGCCCAACCAAACACTCAATGTCTTTCTATTTGCACTGTTTAACGAAGATCAAAAGAATGGACCTATTTCCGAGAGAAATTATGGTCTTTTTTATCCAAACATGCAAAGAGTGTACGATATTCCTTTGTCCTTATATGCATTCAATGGTACAGGTCCGGGCGTCGATAATGAACCAGCTCCTAGTGGGCCGTGTAGAAAACCGGGCGACTGCAATCATATGAAATATAGCCACTCAGAACCCGGAGCTAGTCTCAGAATATTTGGGATTCTCCCTTGTTCATTATTATTGTTACATTTTCTTCTAGGCATGTAA
- the LOC141668167 gene encoding uncharacterized protein LOC141668167 encodes MASHQLVPIGQKPRMLKDFLADNSHSKRVSFFQDNLNMTFSNNRFSNFLVKYLPFSSNIKPPSILPRSITRRLSKSRNVNRNVNLKELMVKVKVKDILRWRSFRDLAETESPPLNFSSSPHHCTTVTTTTGSTSLTGSSGRSSWCDSDFTAEDLPSWGGNSSRLLLDGDVEIYSMTPKVQWLCDEEKEQNSPLSVLDFCSQEDEKSFSYFHRTPRRKQARTELFTNKNITHEETANGVEEKAMQLLNQVKINTSSSIGCLEIDEEFLLLDFFTEQLSDNKKGEDELLKVAKEWIRGEDDEWKLVGKKEFSIRDMERGVKWNKFDEDEQGVGLEIENQMFNRLVDEVLFDFLDL; translated from the exons ATGGCTTCTCATCAGCTCGTACCAATTGGTCAGAAACCGAGAATGCTCAAAGATTTCCTTGCCGACAATTCACATTCGAAAAGAGTTTCATTTTTTCAAGACAATCTAAACATGACATTTTCAAATAACCGATTTTCGAATTTTCTCGTTAAATACCTCCCGTTTTCCTCCAATATTAAACCTCCTTCAATCTTACCAAGAAGCATTACAAGGAGACTTTCGAAATCGAGGAATGTCAATCGAAATGTCAACTTGAAAGAGTTGATGGTCAAGGTCAAGGTGAAGGACATTCTACGGTGGAGATCGTTCCGAGACTTGGCTGAGACGGAATCTCCACCGTTGAATTTTTCATCATCACCTCATCATTGTACAACTGTTACTACTACAACAGGCTCTACAAGTTTGACAGGTAGCAGTGGCAGGTCTAGTTGGTGTGACAGTGATTTTACTGCAGAAGATTTACCGTCTTGGGGCGGTAATTCTAGTCGGCTTTTACTAGATGGTGACGTGGAAATATATTCGATGACACCTAAG GTACAATGGTTATGTGATGAGGAAAAGGAACAAAATAGTCCACTTTCGGTTCTTGATTTTTGCTCCCAAGAAGACGAGAAATCGTTCTCGTATTTTCATCGTACCCCTAGGAGAAAGCAAGCTCGAACCGAGCTGTTCACGAACAAAAACATTACTCATGAAGAAACGGCAAACGGGGTTGAAGAAAAGGCAATGCAGCTTCTAAATCAAGTTAAAATAAATACATCAAGCTCAATCGGGTGTTTGGAAATCGATGAAGAATTTCTACTCTTAGATTTCTTTACGGAACAATTGAGTGACAACAAAAAAGGCGAGGATGAATTGTTGAAAGTAGCAAAGGAGTGGATTAGAGGAGAAGATGATGAATGGAAATTGGTAGGCAAGAAAGAGTTTAGTATTAGAGATATGGAGAGAGGAGTTAAATGGAATAAGTTTGATGAAGATGAGCAAGGAGTGGGACTTGAAATTGAAAATCAAATGTTCAATCGCTTAGTAGATGaggttttatttgattttcttgATCTATGA